The Trichocoleus sp. genomic interval TTGCTGCAGTTCAGGACAAGGAAACCGCAGTCGCTGATTACATCGAGACACAACTATGCCAAGGCAGTTTGACGCTGACTGGCTTACAGCGACACTTTCAATTGCTTCAAACGAACTTGCTGCCCGAAGTGACTGTCCAGCAACACGAGCTATCGCATTATGACCAACTCCTCAGCGCTCCCAACTCACCTGCCTCCAATGAACAGCAACCCGAATCAGAGTCTGAGTCTGCTGCTCAAGCAACTGCGGCTGTCGCACATGCTGAGCCACTGGCAGACGCTGGAGGCGAAAGCGACTCAGGAGGGATGGTCGTACTCCCAATTTCTGCAAGCGCTTTGTCAATTGGAGGTGGAGCGGAAAGGGGCAGTGAGACTGCAACGCGCCCTCAAAGAAGCGCAACTGCCTTGCGGAAAAAGCTTTACAAGCTTCAACTTTGAGCATTGTCCGAGCCTTAACCCGGCTCCCTTGCTCCAATTGAGTCAGGACACCCGTTGGTTGGAACAGGCAGAGAACCTAATCTTACTGGGACCCAGTGGCGTCGGGAAGACACATCTCGGCTCGGCTGTGGCGAGGTCTGCGATTGAGTTGGGCAAGCGAGCCAAGTTTTTCTCTGCAACGACCTTGGTTCAGCAATTGCAATACGCCAAACTGCAACTGCAGTTACCCACTTTGCTGTCAAAACTCGACCGTTTCGATCTGCTGATTGTAGATGACCTGGGCTATGTGCGTAAAAGTGAGGCAGAAACGAGTGTGCTGTTCGAGTTGATTGCCCACCGCTACGAGCGCAAAAGCTTGCTTGTGACTGCAAATCAACCGTTCAGCCAGTGGGATGCCATCTTTTCGGACTCCACCATGACAGTGGCAGCCGTAGACCGATTGGTACATCATGCCCT includes:
- the istB gene encoding IS21-like element helper ATPase IstB, which gives rise to MNSNPNQSLSLLLKQLRLSHMLSHWQTLEAKATQEGWSYSQFLQALCQLEVERKGAVRLQRALKEAQLPCGKSFTSFNFEHCPSLNPAPLLQLSQDTRWLEQAENLILLGPSGVGKTHLGSAVARSAIELGKRAKFFSATTLVQQLQYAKLQLQLPTLLSKLDRFDLLIVDDLGYVRKSEAETSVLFELIAHRYERKSLLVTANQPFSQWDAIFSDSTMTVAAVDRLVHHALIIDIQAESFRKQAAVERSPLK